In the genome of Populus trichocarpa isolate Nisqually-1 chromosome 6, P.trichocarpa_v4.1, whole genome shotgun sequence, one region contains:
- the LOC18100124 gene encoding uncharacterized protein LOC18100124: MDREWGSKPGSGGAASAQNEAIDRRERLRRLALETIDLAKDPYFMRNHLGSYECKLCLTLHNNEGNYLAHTQGKRHQTNLAKRAAREAKDAPALPQPNKRKVNIRKTVKIGRPGYRVTKQFDPETKQRSLLFQIEYPEIEDNTKPRHRFMSSYEQRIEANDKRFQYLLFAAEPYEIISFKVPSTEIDKSTPKFFSHWDPDSKMFTLQLYFKLKPPEANKPQSVAAANGTLPSQPPPPPPLQGLAAGSRPPPPPLPASLPPPPPMGNGPRPMPPGGAPPAPPPPPGGSGAMANFTPGNQVGRPPMLPPQGFPGQQMQGQVMRPPPPPPNMGQ, encoded by the exons ATGGATAGAGAATGGGGTTCTAAGCCAGGCAGCGGAGGCGCCGCCTCCGCCCAGAACGAGGCAATCGACCGCCGTGAGCGTCTCAGACGTCTCGCCCTGGAGACAATCGATCTAGCAAAAGATCCCTATTTCATGCGCAACCACCTCGGCAG TTATGAGTGTAAGCTGTGTCTGACTTTGCACAACAATGAAGGAAACTACTTGGCTCACACACAAGGGAAGCGCCATCAGACCAATTTGGCTAAGAGAGCTGCTCGTGAGGCTAAAGATGCGCCTGCCCTTCCTCAGCCTAACAAGCGCAAAGTTAACATTCGCAAGACAG TCAAAATTGGCAGGCCTGGTTACCGGGTGACAAAGCAATTTGATCCAGAGACAAAGCAGAGGTCTCTTCTCTTCCAGATTGAATATCCTGAGATAGAGGACAATACAAAGCCTAGGCATCGATTTATGTCATCTTATGAACAG AGAATTGAGGCCAATGATAAGAGGtttcaatatcttttatttGCAGCGGAACCTTATGAGATCATTTCTTTCAAG GTTCCTAGCACAGAAATTGACAAGTCTACTCCTAAATTCTTCTCACATTGGGATCCGGACTCCAAGATGTTCACA TTGcagttatattttaaattgaagccACCAGAGGCGAACAAACCTCAATCTGTTGCTGCAGCCAATGGCACACTGCCTTCTCAACCACCACCACCCCCGCCACTGCAAGGACTAGCTGCAGGATCAAGACCCCCGCCACCACCACTGCCTGCATCATTACCCCCTCCTCCTCCCATGGGTAATGGCCCTAGGCCTATGCCTCCAGGTGGAGCTCCACCTGCCCCGCCTCCACCTCCTGGTGGCAGTGGTGCAATGGCGAATTTCACACCTGGCAATCAGGTGGGTAGACCTCCAATGCTGCCTCCCCAAGGTTTTCCAGGGCAACAGATGCAGGGCCAGGTTATGCGTCCACCCCCACCACCTCCCAACATGGGACAGTAG
- the LOC18100123 gene encoding phosphatidylinositol 4-phosphate 5-kinase 9 isoform X1: MSGAEVIVGNVERALTYADRTKSVDAISDRDRSSISINGESFRASSENLAFRVGELGLPNGESYSGSLLGNAPEGNGKYVWSDGCVYEGEWRRGMRHGNGKIQWPSGTAYEGEFSGGYMHGAGTYVGSNNLTYKGRWRLNLKHGLGYQVYPNGDIFEGSWIQGGPEGPGKYTWANRNVYHGDMKGGKMTGKGTLTWTNGDSFEGSWLNGMMHGFGVYTWSDGGCYVGTWTRGLKDGKGSFYPKGSRFQAVEEWYLNALRKRGVLPDLRKQNHALIHHASSVNMGNVKVGENQGSRHNSSDKLSKGNLLTLEQSRNKNVSLERRWSLEVYIEKVIGHDSSLDLSEGLGKEFETNTPPILEREYMQGVLISELVLNSSFSSSSRRTKRRQKKLAKEVKRPGEAIIKGHRSYDLMLSLQLGIRYTVGKITPVQRREVRASDFGPRASFWMNFPKDGSQLTPPHQSEDFKWKDYCPMVFRNLREMFKIDSADYMMSICGNDALRELSSPGKSGSIFFLSQDDHFMIKTLRKSEVKVLLKMLPDYHHHVRSHENTLITKFFGLHRIKPSSGQKFRFVVMGNMFCTELRIHRRFDLKGSSLGRSTENVEIEENTTLKDLDLNYCFYLEPSWREALLQQIEIDSKFLEVQHIMDYSLLLGVHYRAPQHLRSLMSYNRSISAEGLGVLAEEDTIEDENYPQGLVLVPRGTGDDSVVVGPHIRGSRLRASSAGDEEVDLLLPGTARLQIQLGVNMPARAEQIPGEEEKQTFHEAYDVVLYLGIIDILQEYNMSKKIEHAYKSLQFDSLSISAVDPTFYSRRFLEFIQKVFPPNVITS, translated from the exons ATGTCTGGCGCTGAGGTTATTGTTGGTAATGTGGAACGAGCACTGACTTATGCAGACAGGACGAAGTCTGTTGATGCCATCTCTGACAGAGACCGCTCATCTATATCAATCAATGGTGAATCTTTCCGTGCTTCATCTGAAAATTTAGCCTTTAGAGTTGGGGAGCTTGGTCTTCCCAATGGGGAATCATATTCTGGATCATTGCTCGGCAATGCACCTGAGGGGAATGGGAAATATGTATGGTCGGATGGTTGTGTATATGAAGGTGAATGGAGAAGGGGAATGAGGCATGGGAATGGAAAAATTCAGTGGCCTTCTGGAACTGCTTATGAGGGTGAATTTTCAGGTGGATACATGCATGGTGCAGGGACCTACGTAGGTTCCAATAACTTGACATATAAAGGAAGATGGCGTTTGAATCTCAAGCATGGATTGGGATACCAGGTTTATCCTAACGGAGATATCTTTGAGGGCTCTTGGATACAAGGAGGTCCAGAGGGTCCAGGCAAGTATACCTGGGCTAATAGGAATGTCTATCATGGGGATATGAAAGGGGGTAAAATGACAGGGAAAGGGACTCTTACATGGACTAATGGGGATTCATTTGAAGGAAGCTGGTTAAATGGTATGATGCATGGATTTGGAGTGTATACATGGAGCGATGGCGGTTGCTATGTTGGAACTTGGACGCGTGGTTTGAAGGATGGAAAAGGATCGTTTTATCCAAAAGGGAGCCGGTTTCAAGCTGTAGAAGAATGGTACCTCAATGCTCTAAGAAAAAGAGGGGTACTTCCAGATCTAAGAAAGCAAAACCACGCACTTATTCATCATGCATCTTCGGTCAATATGGGAAATGTCAAGGTAGGTGAGAACCAGGGATCTCGTCATAATTCATCTGATAAACTATCCAAGGGAAACTTGTTAACTTTGGAGCAGTCTCGAAACAAAAATGTTTCTCTGGAAAGGCGCTGGAGTCTTGAGGTATATATTGAAAAGGTTATAGGACATGACTCATCATTAGATTTATCTGAAGGCTTAGGGAAGGAGTTTGAAACAAACACTCCACCAATCTTGGAACGAGAATATATGCAAGGTGTTCTAATTAGTGAACTTGTGTTGAATAGTAGTTTTTCTTCATCATCCAGAAGAACAAAAAGGCGACAGAAGAAACTTGCAAAAGAGGTCAAGAGGCCTGGTGAAGCTATCATTAAAGGGCATAGGAGTTATGATTTGATGCTCAGTTTGCAGCTTGGAATAAG GTATACTGTGGGGAAAATTACACCTGTACAGAGACGAGAAGTTCGTGCTTCAGATTTTGGCCCGAGAGCAAGCTTTTGGATGAATTTTCCGAAAGATGGATCACAATTGACACCTCCTCACCAATCAGAGGATTTTAAATGGAAAGACTACTGCCCAATGGTTTTCAG GAATTTGAGAGAGATGTTCAAGATCGATTCGGCTGACTACATGATGTCCATTTGTGGAAATGATGCTCTTAGAGAACTTTCCTCTCCTGGGAAAAGTGGTAGCATCTTTTTCCTATCTCAGGATGACCACTTCATGATTAAGACACTTCGGAAGTCTGAAGTAAAG GTGCTTCTGAAAATGTTGCCGGACTATCATCATCATGTGAGGTCGCATGAGAATACACTCATAACAAAATTCTTTGGTCTTCACAGGATTAAACCTTCAAGCGGTCAAAAG TTTCGCTTTGTAGTGATGGGAAATATGTTCTGCACAGAATTAAGGATCCATCGAAGGTTTGATTTGAAAGGGTCATCTTTAGGACGGTCTACAGAGAATGTTGAGATAGAAGAGAACACAACACTTAAAGATTTGGATCTAAACTACTGCTTCTATTTGGAACCTTCTTGGCGTGAAGCTTTATTACA GCAGATTGAGATTGATAGCAAATTTTTGGAAGTGCAGCACATCATGGATTACAGCCTTTTGCTGGGTGTGCATTATCGAGCCCCACAACACTTACGGTCTTTAATGTCTTACAATCGAAGTATAAGTGCTGAAGGATTGGGAGTTCTAGCAGAGGAAG ATACTATAGAGGATGAGAACTACCCACAAGGTCTCGTCTTGGTTCCTCGAGGAACAGGTGATGATAGTGTTGTCGTGGGTCCTCACATTAGAGGTAGCAGATTACGAGCATCATCAGCTGGTGATGAGGAAGTGGATCTCCTCCTTCCCGGCACAGCAAG GCTCCAAATCCAGCTTGGGGTGAACATGCCTGCCAGGGCAGAGCAGATTCCAGGGGAAGAGGAAAAACAGACCTTTCATGAAGCATATGATGTTGTTCTGTACCTAGGCATCATTGATATCTTGCAAGAATACAACATGAGTAAGAAGATTGAGCACGCATACAAATCCCTTCAATTTGATTCCTTGTCAATCTCGGCTGTGGATCCAACTTTCTACTCCAGACGCTTCCTAGAGTTCATTCAAAAGGTTTTCCCTCCTAATGTCATTACAAGTTGA
- the LOC18100125 gene encoding ras-related protein RABC2a — MGSSSGQSSGSYDLSFKILLIGDSGVGKSSLLVSFISSSIEDIAPTIGVDFKIKQLTVGGKRLKLTIWDTAGQERFRTLTSSYYRNAQGIILVYDVTRRETFTNLSDVWTKEVDLYSTNQDCVKMLVGNKVDKDSERDVTRDEGMSLAKEHGCTFLECSAKTRQNVEQCFEELALKIMEVPSLMEEGSTAVKRNILKQKPDQHPPSSGGGCCS; from the exons ATGGGATCATCTTCAGGGCAAAGCAGTGGATCATATGATCTATCATTCAAGATCTTGTTGATCGGTGATTCTGGGGTTGGCAAAAGCAGTCTTCTTGTCAGTTTCATTTCCAGTTCCATTGAGGATATTGCACCAACCATTG GTGTGGATTTTAAGATCAAGCAGCTAACAGTAGGAGGAAAGCGATTGAAGCTGACAATTTGGGATACAG CTGGACAGGAGAGATTCAGAACACTGACTAGTTCTTACTACAGAAATGCCCAAGGGATCATTCTTG TTTATGATGTGACAAGGAGAGAAACCTTCACGAACTTATCAGATGTGTGGACTAAAGAAGTTGACCTTTACTCCACAAATCAGGATTGTGTCAAGATGCTTGTAGGAAATAAAGTTGATAAA GATTCTGAAAGGGACGTAACTAGAGACGAGGGGATGTCTCTTGCTAAAGAGCATGGATGTACGTTTCTTGAATGTAGTGCTAAAACTAGACAAAATGTGGAGCAATGCTTTGAAGAGCTGGCATTGAAG ATAATGGAGGTCCCTAGTCTTATGGAAGAAGGATCTACGGCAGTGAAGAGAAACATTTTAAAGCAGAAACCAGATCAGCATCCACCTTCGAGTGGTGGTGGCTGTTGCTCTTAA
- the LOC18100123 gene encoding phosphatidylinositol 4-phosphate 5-kinase 9 isoform X2, with product MRHGNGKIQWPSGTAYEGEFSGGYMHGAGTYVGSNNLTYKGRWRLNLKHGLGYQVYPNGDIFEGSWIQGGPEGPGKYTWANRNVYHGDMKGGKMTGKGTLTWTNGDSFEGSWLNGMMHGFGVYTWSDGGCYVGTWTRGLKDGKGSFYPKGSRFQAVEEWYLNALRKRGVLPDLRKQNHALIHHASSVNMGNVKVGENQGSRHNSSDKLSKGNLLTLEQSRNKNVSLERRWSLEVYIEKVIGHDSSLDLSEGLGKEFETNTPPILEREYMQGVLISELVLNSSFSSSSRRTKRRQKKLAKEVKRPGEAIIKGHRSYDLMLSLQLGIRYTVGKITPVQRREVRASDFGPRASFWMNFPKDGSQLTPPHQSEDFKWKDYCPMVFRNLREMFKIDSADYMMSICGNDALRELSSPGKSGSIFFLSQDDHFMIKTLRKSEVKVLLKMLPDYHHHVRSHENTLITKFFGLHRIKPSSGQKFRFVVMGNMFCTELRIHRRFDLKGSSLGRSTENVEIEENTTLKDLDLNYCFYLEPSWREALLQQIEIDSKFLEVQHIMDYSLLLGVHYRAPQHLRSLMSYNRSISAEGLGVLAEEDTIEDENYPQGLVLVPRGTGDDSVVVGPHIRGSRLRASSAGDEEVDLLLPGTARLQIQLGVNMPARAEQIPGEEEKQTFHEAYDVVLYLGIIDILQEYNMSKKIEHAYKSLQFDSLSISAVDPTFYSRRFLEFIQKVFPPNVITS from the exons ATGAGGCATGGGAATGGAAAAATTCAGTGGCCTTCTGGAACTGCTTATGAGGGTGAATTTTCAGGTGGATACATGCATGGTGCAGGGACCTACGTAGGTTCCAATAACTTGACATATAAAGGAAGATGGCGTTTGAATCTCAAGCATGGATTGGGATACCAGGTTTATCCTAACGGAGATATCTTTGAGGGCTCTTGGATACAAGGAGGTCCAGAGGGTCCAGGCAAGTATACCTGGGCTAATAGGAATGTCTATCATGGGGATATGAAAGGGGGTAAAATGACAGGGAAAGGGACTCTTACATGGACTAATGGGGATTCATTTGAAGGAAGCTGGTTAAATGGTATGATGCATGGATTTGGAGTGTATACATGGAGCGATGGCGGTTGCTATGTTGGAACTTGGACGCGTGGTTTGAAGGATGGAAAAGGATCGTTTTATCCAAAAGGGAGCCGGTTTCAAGCTGTAGAAGAATGGTACCTCAATGCTCTAAGAAAAAGAGGGGTACTTCCAGATCTAAGAAAGCAAAACCACGCACTTATTCATCATGCATCTTCGGTCAATATGGGAAATGTCAAGGTAGGTGAGAACCAGGGATCTCGTCATAATTCATCTGATAAACTATCCAAGGGAAACTTGTTAACTTTGGAGCAGTCTCGAAACAAAAATGTTTCTCTGGAAAGGCGCTGGAGTCTTGAGGTATATATTGAAAAGGTTATAGGACATGACTCATCATTAGATTTATCTGAAGGCTTAGGGAAGGAGTTTGAAACAAACACTCCACCAATCTTGGAACGAGAATATATGCAAGGTGTTCTAATTAGTGAACTTGTGTTGAATAGTAGTTTTTCTTCATCATCCAGAAGAACAAAAAGGCGACAGAAGAAACTTGCAAAAGAGGTCAAGAGGCCTGGTGAAGCTATCATTAAAGGGCATAGGAGTTATGATTTGATGCTCAGTTTGCAGCTTGGAATAAG GTATACTGTGGGGAAAATTACACCTGTACAGAGACGAGAAGTTCGTGCTTCAGATTTTGGCCCGAGAGCAAGCTTTTGGATGAATTTTCCGAAAGATGGATCACAATTGACACCTCCTCACCAATCAGAGGATTTTAAATGGAAAGACTACTGCCCAATGGTTTTCAG GAATTTGAGAGAGATGTTCAAGATCGATTCGGCTGACTACATGATGTCCATTTGTGGAAATGATGCTCTTAGAGAACTTTCCTCTCCTGGGAAAAGTGGTAGCATCTTTTTCCTATCTCAGGATGACCACTTCATGATTAAGACACTTCGGAAGTCTGAAGTAAAG GTGCTTCTGAAAATGTTGCCGGACTATCATCATCATGTGAGGTCGCATGAGAATACACTCATAACAAAATTCTTTGGTCTTCACAGGATTAAACCTTCAAGCGGTCAAAAG TTTCGCTTTGTAGTGATGGGAAATATGTTCTGCACAGAATTAAGGATCCATCGAAGGTTTGATTTGAAAGGGTCATCTTTAGGACGGTCTACAGAGAATGTTGAGATAGAAGAGAACACAACACTTAAAGATTTGGATCTAAACTACTGCTTCTATTTGGAACCTTCTTGGCGTGAAGCTTTATTACA GCAGATTGAGATTGATAGCAAATTTTTGGAAGTGCAGCACATCATGGATTACAGCCTTTTGCTGGGTGTGCATTATCGAGCCCCACAACACTTACGGTCTTTAATGTCTTACAATCGAAGTATAAGTGCTGAAGGATTGGGAGTTCTAGCAGAGGAAG ATACTATAGAGGATGAGAACTACCCACAAGGTCTCGTCTTGGTTCCTCGAGGAACAGGTGATGATAGTGTTGTCGTGGGTCCTCACATTAGAGGTAGCAGATTACGAGCATCATCAGCTGGTGATGAGGAAGTGGATCTCCTCCTTCCCGGCACAGCAAG GCTCCAAATCCAGCTTGGGGTGAACATGCCTGCCAGGGCAGAGCAGATTCCAGGGGAAGAGGAAAAACAGACCTTTCATGAAGCATATGATGTTGTTCTGTACCTAGGCATCATTGATATCTTGCAAGAATACAACATGAGTAAGAAGATTGAGCACGCATACAAATCCCTTCAATTTGATTCCTTGTCAATCTCGGCTGTGGATCCAACTTTCTACTCCAGACGCTTCCTAGAGTTCATTCAAAAGGTTTTCCCTCCTAATGTCATTACAAGTTGA